In the genome of Chrysemys picta bellii isolate R12L10 chromosome 17, ASM1138683v2, whole genome shotgun sequence, one region contains:
- the LOC135976266 gene encoding zinc finger protein 18-like isoform X2 — MAAKHRGRKPLGLQIQGPLQQVVLTHVKVETENPAGPKPGKESEREGKDAAVMPPISASPPLSRTGQQKSSSEQREKIPQHGENQNQEMLRAPWTSPEAVPALAWAWGNPELPELTPEDDIEVYLASFERVAEACHWPRREWVTRLLPSLTGKAQQAIRSLDARDARDYGTVKAAILRGCNISTEMQRLHFRQFRYQEAKGPQEVCSRLRELSHQWLKPEIRTKEQIMELLILEQFLTILPEEIQSWVWVRHPETCAQAVSLAEDFQLGQRETGVWEQQVTVCVKVEEMETPEALWESENSQLEQLQPSHKCVSPEEVGQNKSKLPCAEENQALQETELQEEIAASVEPDVQRYL, encoded by the exons ATGGCTGCAAAGCACCGTGGTCGGAAGCCCCTGGGGCTGCAGATCCAGGGTCCACTACAACAAGTGGTGCTAACGCATGTCAAAGTGGAAACAGAAAATCCAGCAGGCCCCAAACCAGGGAAGGAATCggagagagaagggaaagatGCTGCTGTGATGCCGCCCATCTCAGCAAGTCCCCCATTGTCCCGGACAGGACAACAAAAATCCAGCTCTGAGCAACGGGAGAAGATCCCCCAGCATGGGGAAAATCAAAATCAGGAAATGCTGCGAGCCCCCTGGACCTCTCCTGAGGCTGTACCGGCATTAGCCTGGGCCTGGGGAAACCCAGAACTGCCTGAGCTCACACCAGAGGATGACATTGAGGTCTATCTGGCTTCCTTCGAGCGAGTGGCTGAAGCCTGCCACTGGCCCAGAAGAGAGTGGGTGACCCGACTCCTGCcatccctcactggaaaagcccAACAGGCCATTAGGAGCCTGGATGCCAGAGACGCCCGAGACTATGGGACGGTGAAGGCAGCCATCCTGCGAGGCTGCAACATCAGCACGGAGATGCAGCGCCTTCACTTTAGGCAGTTCCGCTACCAGGAGGCAAAAGGGCCCCAAGAGGTCTGCAGCCGCCTGCGGGAACTCTCCCATCAATGGCTGAAGCCGGAGATCCGCACCAAGGAGCAGATTATGGAGCTGCTGATCCTGGAGCAGTTCCTGACCATCCTGCCTGAGGAAATCCAGAGCTGGGTCTGGGTACGCCACCCGGAAACCTGCGCCCAGGCTGTGTCCCTGGCCGAGGATTTCCAGCTGGGACAGCGAGAGACTGGAGTGTGGGAGCAGCAG GTCACAGTGTGCGTAAAGGTTGAGGAAATGGAGACCCCTGAAGCATTATGGGAATCTGAGAACTCCCAGCTGGAGCAACTGCAACCCAGTCACAAGTGCGTCTCCCCCGAGGAGGTTGGACAAAACAAGTCCAAGTTGCCCTGTGCCGAGGAGAATCAAGCGCTACAGGAAACTG agctccaggaagaaatcgcagccagtgtggaaccggacGTCCAAcgctatctgtga
- the LOC101935882 gene encoding zinc finger protein 239-like, with protein sequence MDCAPLWLLLVPIFFLGAGILSKAEIQPHEEGPENLELPDMLQGGSGETACQSPQQEEACEKQKRNQVRNVSDPLGECENRFRLPQPLSQGRPGAMGDLNSQEKPHKCIDCRESFHEEQELLAHGRVHRRERSHLCAECGERFKHRSELSKHQRTHTGESPHSCGECGKSFRHLATLAVHRQIHMGERHHPCGECGKRFSCPSDLSNHQRLHTAERRYACPECRKGFNHPCELSRHLRMHTGERPFPCPECGKGFSQSSDLNKHLRVHTGERPFPCAECGKRFSNRSDLNKHLRVHTGERPYPCTECGRSFSQVSALTLHQRTHTGERPYVCDVCEKRYTHPSNLIKHKRIHMGE encoded by the exons ATGGATTGTGCCCCTCTGTGGCTCCTCTTGGTCCCCATTTTTTTCCTGG GTGCCGGGATCCTGAGCAAAGCCGAGATACAGCCTCATGAGGAAGGGCCTGAAAACCTGGAGCTTCCTGACATGTTACAAGGGGGATCAGGAGAGACTGCTTGCCAGAGTCCTCAGCAGGAAGAAGCCTGCGAGAAGCAGAAGAGGAACCAAGTCAGGAATGTGTCAGATCCCTTAGGAGAGTGTGAGAACAGATTCAGACTTCCCCAGCCACTTTCACAGGGCAGACCTGGGGCCATGGGAGATCTTAATAGCCAAGAGAAACCCCATAAATGTATAGACTGTAGGGAAAGCTTTCATGAAGAGCAGGAACTCTTGGCCCATGGGAGAGTCCACAGGAGGGAAAGATCCCATCTCTGTGCTGAATGTGGGGAGAGGTTCAAGCATCGGTCAGAGCTTTCTAAACACCAAAGAACCCACACAGGGGAGAGCCCCCATTCCTGTGGGGAATGCGGGAAGAGCTTCCGGCATCTGGCCACGCTTGCTGTGCATCGCCAAATCCACATGGGGgagagacaccatccctgtggTGAGTGTGGGAAGAGGTTCAGCTGCCCCTCAGATCTCAGCAATCACCAGAGGTTGCACACTGCCGAGAGGCGCTATGCCTGCCCTGAATGCAGGAAAGGATTCAATCACCCCTGCGAACTGAGCAGGCACCTGCGAATGCACACGGGTGAGcgccctttcccctgccctgagtgtgggaaggggttcaGCCAGAGCTCGGATCTCAACAAGCACCTGCGGGTACACACGGGCGAGCGGCCCTTTCCCTGTGCTGAGTGCGGGAAAAGGTTCAGCAATAGGTCGGATCTCAACAAGCACCTGCGGGTGCACACGGGTGAGCGGCCCTATCCCTGCACTGAGTGTGGGAGAAGCTTTAGCCAGGTCTCCGCACTCACCCTACACCAGAGAACCCACACTGGAGAAAGACCCTACGTCTGCGACGTGTGTGAAAAAAGGTACACGCACCCATCAAACCTAATTAAACACAAGAGAATCCACATGGGGGAGTAA
- the LOC135976266 gene encoding zinc finger and SCAN domain-containing protein 31-like isoform X1 codes for MAAKHRGRKPLGLQIQGPLQQVVLTHVKVETENPAGPKPGKESEREGKDAAVMPPISASPPLSRTGQQKSSSEQREKIPQHGENQNQEMLRAPWTSPEAVPALAWAWGNPELPELTPEDDIEVYLASFERVAEACHWPRREWVTRLLPSLTGKAQQAIRSLDARDARDYGTVKAAILRGCNISTEMQRLHFRQFRYQEAKGPQEVCSRLRELSHQWLKPEIRTKEQIMELLILEQFLTILPEEIQSWVWVRHPETCAQAVSLAEDFQLGQRETGVWEQQVTVCVKVEEMETPEALWESENSQLEQLQPSHKCVSPEEVGQNKSKLPCAEENQALQETGAGILSRTEEQPRDEGPENLLLPSVPERGSGESVTHKCEQGGACKRQKRSPAHETDPPGECESRFRRLTQLPAPGRPRTIGDHYRQSNFLRTEKPHRCRDCGERFWEKQKLTEHGKVHRSERPHPCAECGKSFNRLAHLKTHQRTHTGEKPYFCSVCGKRFGHLSTLTTHQRLHTGERPYSCAECRKTFTHPSDLNKHQRSHTGERPYPCAECGKCFSQLSNLTKHQRSHTEERPYPCTECGKSFKYLADLTVHERSHTGERPFPCPECGKSFSNKSSLARHQRIHARAAARNK; via the exons ATGGCTGCAAAGCACCGTGGTCGGAAGCCCCTGGGGCTGCAGATCCAGGGTCCACTACAACAAGTGGTGCTAACGCATGTCAAAGTGGAAACAGAAAATCCAGCAGGCCCCAAACCAGGGAAGGAATCggagagagaagggaaagatGCTGCTGTGATGCCGCCCATCTCAGCAAGTCCCCCATTGTCCCGGACAGGACAACAAAAATCCAGCTCTGAGCAACGGGAGAAGATCCCCCAGCATGGGGAAAATCAAAATCAGGAAATGCTGCGAGCCCCCTGGACCTCTCCTGAGGCTGTACCGGCATTAGCCTGGGCCTGGGGAAACCCAGAACTGCCTGAGCTCACACCAGAGGATGACATTGAGGTCTATCTGGCTTCCTTCGAGCGAGTGGCTGAAGCCTGCCACTGGCCCAGAAGAGAGTGGGTGACCCGACTCCTGCcatccctcactggaaaagcccAACAGGCCATTAGGAGCCTGGATGCCAGAGACGCCCGAGACTATGGGACGGTGAAGGCAGCCATCCTGCGAGGCTGCAACATCAGCACGGAGATGCAGCGCCTTCACTTTAGGCAGTTCCGCTACCAGGAGGCAAAAGGGCCCCAAGAGGTCTGCAGCCGCCTGCGGGAACTCTCCCATCAATGGCTGAAGCCGGAGATCCGCACCAAGGAGCAGATTATGGAGCTGCTGATCCTGGAGCAGTTCCTGACCATCCTGCCTGAGGAAATCCAGAGCTGGGTCTGGGTACGCCACCCGGAAACCTGCGCCCAGGCTGTGTCCCTGGCCGAGGATTTCCAGCTGGGACAGCGAGAGACTGGAGTGTGGGAGCAGCAG GTCACAGTGTGCGTAAAGGTTGAGGAAATGGAGACCCCTGAAGCATTATGGGAATCTGAGAACTCCCAGCTGGAGCAACTGCAACCCAGTCACAAGTGCGTCTCCCCCGAGGAGGTTGGACAAAACAAGTCCAAGTTGCCCTGTGCCGAGGAGAATCAAGCGCTACAGGAAACTG GTGCTGGGATCCTGAGCAGAACTGAGGAGCAGCCTCGTGATGAAGGGCCTGAAAACCTGCTGCTGCCCAGCGTACCAGAAAGGGGATCAGGGGAGAGTGTTACCCACAAATGTGAGCAGGGAGGAGCCTGCAAGAGGCAGAAGAGGAGCCCAGCACACGAGACAGATCCCCCAGGGGAATGTGAGAGCAGATTCAGGAGACTAACCCAGCTCCCTGCACCAGGGCGACCTCGGACCATAGGGGACCATTACCGTCAAAGCAATTTTCTCAGGACAGAGAAACCCCACAGATGTAGAGACTGTGGGGAAAGGTTCTGGGAAAAACAGAAGCTTACAGAGCATGGCAAAGTCCACAGGAGTGAGAGGCCTCATCCTTGTGCTGAATGTGGGAAGAGCTTCAACCGCCTAGCTCATCTCAAAACAcaccagagaacccacacaggagagaaaccctatttCTGTTCAGTGTGTGGGAAACGCTTTGGCCACCTCTCCACACTGACCACTCACCAGAGATTgcacacaggggagagaccctacTCCTGTGCTGAGTGCAGGAAAACCTTCACTCACCCCTCAGACTTGAATAAGCACCAGCGCTCCCACACAGGTGAGCGGCCCTACCCCTGTGCCGAGTGTGGGAAGTGCTTCAGCCAGCTCTCCAACCTGACTAAACACCAAAGAAGCCACACCGAGGAGCGGCCTTACCcatgcactgagtgtgggaagagcttcaaGTACCTCGCTGATCTCACCGTGCACGAGCGCTCCCACACGGGCGAGCGGCCCTTCCCATGCCCtgagtgtgggaagagcttcagtAACAAATCCTCTCTGGCCCGTCACCAGAGAATCcacgccagagccgcagccagaAACAAGTGA